From Roseburia hominis, the proteins below share one genomic window:
- the sigG gene encoding RNA polymerase sporulation sigma factor SigG translates to MALNKVEICGVNTAKLPLLNEEEKEALFVRIKQGDEAAKERYIKGNLRLVLSVIKRFVSSGENPDDLFQIGCIGLIKAINNFNPDLEVKFSTYAVPMIIGEIRRYMRDNNSIRVSRSLRDTAYKAIYAKENYIRKNLKEPTVQEIAEEIGISKEDIVYALDAIQMPVSLNEPVYNDNGDALYVMDQISDKKNKEERWVEDLSLQAAMERLGERERYIIKLRFFEGKTQMEVAQEIQISQAQVSRLEKGALKAMRQYLE, encoded by the coding sequence ATGGCACTGAATAAAGTAGAAATCTGCGGAGTCAATACGGCAAAGCTGCCGCTTCTGAATGAAGAAGAGAAGGAGGCTCTGTTTGTCCGCATCAAACAGGGAGACGAGGCGGCAAAGGAACGTTACATTAAGGGAAATCTGCGGCTGGTCTTAAGTGTGATCAAACGTTTCGTATCCAGCGGGGAAAATCCCGACGACCTGTTTCAAATCGGCTGCATCGGGCTGATCAAGGCAATCAATAATTTTAACCCGGATCTGGAGGTGAAATTCTCCACCTATGCGGTCCCGATGATCATCGGCGAGATCAGGCGCTATATGCGGGACAATAATTCTATTCGGGTCAGCCGTTCGCTGCGGGATACGGCCTACAAAGCGATCTATGCAAAGGAAAATTATATCCGCAAGAACTTAAAGGAGCCGACGGTGCAGGAAATCGCGGAGGAGATCGGCATTTCCAAGGAGGATATCGTATATGCCCTGGACGCGATTCAGATGCCTGTAAGCCTGAATGAGCCGGTCTACAACGATAACGGGGACGCCCTCTATGTCATGGATCAGATCAGTGATAAAAAGAACAAGGAAGAAAGATGGGTGGAGGATCTGTCTTTGCAGGCGGCTATGGAGCGTTTGGGGGAGAGGGAGAGATACATTATTAAACTGCGTTTTTTTGAGGGAAAAACGCAGATGGAGGTGGCCCAGGAGATCCAGATCTCGCAGGCTCAGGTCAGCAGACTGGAGAAGGGGGCGCTTAAGGCTATGCGTCAGTATTTAGAATAA
- a CDS encoding HAD family hydrolase produces MIKACIFDLDGTLTDTLESLTFSVNETLKEMGLNSITSQQCRQFVGNGARVLMECALRASGDAKLVRIEEGMQIYGRIFGENCNYHVAPYDGVAKMLKELKARKISLAVLSNKPHRQAVDVVETIFGTGVFEMIQGQCDEIPRKPDPAGVYQILDRLGAEPGEGIYLGDSEVDMKTGKAAHLLTIGAAWGFRSREILNASGADAVIDHAEELLRFL; encoded by the coding sequence ATGATTAAAGCGTGTATATTTGATTTGGACGGAACCCTGACAGATACCCTGGAATCCCTGACTTTCTCGGTGAATGAGACATTGAAGGAGATGGGACTAAATTCGATTACATCACAGCAATGCCGGCAGTTCGTAGGAAATGGAGCAAGAGTCCTGATGGAATGTGCTTTGAGAGCGTCAGGAGATGCAAAGCTCGTGAGAATAGAAGAGGGAATGCAGATCTACGGCAGAATATTTGGAGAGAACTGTAACTACCATGTTGCGCCTTACGATGGAGTTGCTAAGATGCTTAAGGAACTTAAGGCGCGAAAAATCAGCCTGGCCGTTCTTTCCAATAAACCGCACAGACAGGCGGTCGATGTGGTGGAGACGATTTTTGGAACAGGAGTATTCGAGATGATTCAGGGGCAGTGTGACGAGATTCCGAGAAAACCGGATCCGGCGGGAGTCTACCAGATTCTTGACCGGCTGGGCGCAGAACCCGGGGAGGGAATCTATCTTGGAGATTCCGAGGTGGATATGAAGACCGGGAAGGCGGCGCACCTTCTCACCATCGGTGCAGCCTGGGGCTTCAGATCGAGAGAAATTTTAAATGCTTCCGGCGCAGATGCCGTCATAGATCACGCAGAAGAGTTGTTGAGATTCCTTTAG
- a CDS encoding glyoxalase, with amino-acid sequence MFEYDEDCLRTFIKRQSQLFDEPVAETLEEAEAFLEDCMAVIVDSMKEVREYFEESGADVEGMSDEELEEASEVFILPSGQYLIVEG; translated from the coding sequence ATGTTTGAGTACGACGAGGATTGTCTGAGGACCTTTATTAAGAGGCAGTCGCAGTTATTTGATGAACCGGTGGCCGAGACCCTGGAGGAAGCAGAAGCATTTCTTGAGGACTGCATGGCAGTGATCGTAGATTCTATGAAAGAGGTCAGAGAATATTTTGAGGAGAGCGGTGCTGATGTGGAAGGAATGAGCGACGAGGAGCTGGAGGAGGCTTCTGAAGTATTCATACTTCCGAGTGGACAGTACCTGATCGTAGAAGGGTAA
- the pth gene encoding aminoacyl-tRNA hydrolase → MFIIAGLGNPDDRYKGTRHNVGFDVIDLLAEKYNIPVDTRKHRAYIGKGIIAGQKVILAKPQTYMNLSGESIISLVEYYKVDPEEELLVIHDDISLDVGQLRIRKKGSAGGHNGLKNIIAHLGTNVFPRIKVGVGEKPKGYDLADYVLGHFSKGERGQMEEAYGLAAEAAALIVNREVDQAMNEYNKKREMKE, encoded by the coding sequence ATGTTTATCATAGCGGGACTTGGTAATCCGGACGACAGATACAAGGGAACCAGGCATAATGTAGGATTTGATGTGATAGATTTACTGGCGGAAAAATATAATATACCGGTGGATACGAGAAAGCACCGCGCTTATATTGGCAAGGGAATCATCGCCGGCCAGAAGGTGATTCTGGCAAAACCGCAGACGTACATGAATTTGAGCGGAGAGAGCATCATTAGCCTTGTGGAATACTATAAGGTCGACCCTGAGGAAGAACTGCTCGTGATCCATGACGATATCAGTCTGGACGTGGGGCAGCTCAGGATTCGTAAAAAGGGCAGTGCCGGGGGGCACAACGGACTGAAGAATATCATTGCGCATCTGGGGACGAACGTGTTTCCCCGGATCAAGGTAGGCGTGGGAGAAAAGCCTAAGGGGTATGATCTGGCAGATTATGTGCTGGGACATTTCTCAAAGGGAGAGAGAGGGCAGATGGAGGAGGCTTACGGTTTGGCGGCAGAAGCGGCGGCGCTGATCGTGAACCGCGAGGTGGACCAGGCGATGAATGAGTATAACAAGAAAAGGGAAATGAAGGAGTAA